A single window of Coffea eugenioides isolate CCC68of chromosome 7, Ceug_1.0, whole genome shotgun sequence DNA harbors:
- the LOC113776782 gene encoding protein MIZU-KUSSEI 1-like — protein MPYTKISSTTTLTSSVTTVDCQKQVRSWRLLRSILELLIPSCNCVFVKENELQDKKCCDYSYCYYRQPSFFSNTTISGTIFGHRRGKVSFCIQENPKSTIPMLLLELAISTSTLARKMRGGFVRIALECNTCGNGTGSSDLLSMPVWSMFCNGREVGFAVKKNPSKVDMEVLQLMESVVVGAGTLRRGELKSEDDIMYLRGKFQRVQASSNSESFHLIDPDGNVGQEFSFFFLRSH, from the coding sequence ATGCCATACACAAAAATAAGCTCTACCACCACTCTTACAAGCAGTGTCACCACAGTCGACTGCCAGAAACAAGTCCGATCGTGGCGGCTTCTCCGTTCTATCTTAGAGCTACTTATTCCTAGTTGCAATTGCGTCTTTGTTAAAGAAAATGAGTTGCAAGACAAAAAATGCTGTGACTACAGCTATTGCTATTATCGACAACCTAGTTTCTTCTCTAACACCACCATCAGTGGCACCATATTTGGTCATCGACGTGGAAAAGTTAGCTTTTGTATCCAGGAAAACCCTAAATCCACCATCCCGATGCTTCTTCTTGAACTTGCTATATCCACAAGCACACTTGCTAGGAAAATGAGAGGAGGGTTCGTCAGAATTGCCCTCGAATGCAATACGTGTGGAAATGGCACAGGCTCCTCTGATCTTCTTTCAATGCCCGTTTGGAGTATGTTTTGCAACGGAAGGGAAGTAGGGTTTGCTGTCAAAAAAAATCCCTCAAAAGTCGATATGGAGGTTTTGCAGCTTATGGAATCAGTTGTTGTAGGTGCTGGTACTCTACGTAGAGGAGAACTCAAGAGTGAAGATGATATTATGTACCTTAGAGGAAAATTCCAAAGAGTTCAAGCGTCATCAAATTCagaatcatttcatttgattGATCCAGATGGTAATGTTGGACAGGAATTCAGCTTTTTCTTCCTTAGGTCTCACTAA